From a single Streptomyces sp. NBC_01294 genomic region:
- a CDS encoding DUF1877 domain-containing protein, with protein sequence MAVTQQLARIPEGYLAACRQSSSTSPDRDPHWDPPAYDVLDLDWAPALLERVGEAAGLEEVHLDALRRATDGDTALDLGFLNTHPHAIAPFGAAPTALGVSQVACVSEVLGQIDMPALLAALPADDRDAGSLIGHGADHITGGMRAYLLEHFNALYDFYLDAAKRHLLVVLWWD encoded by the coding sequence ATGGCCGTTACTCAGCAGCTCGCCCGCATCCCCGAGGGGTATCTCGCCGCCTGCCGTCAGTCCTCCAGCACGTCACCGGACCGCGATCCCCACTGGGATCCACCGGCGTACGACGTGCTGGACCTGGACTGGGCACCGGCACTGCTGGAACGCGTCGGCGAGGCGGCCGGACTCGAAGAGGTCCATCTCGATGCTCTGCGCCGGGCCACCGACGGCGACACTGCTCTGGACCTCGGCTTCCTCAACACTCACCCGCACGCCATAGCCCCCTTCGGAGCCGCGCCCACCGCCCTGGGCGTCTCTCAAGTGGCGTGCGTCTCCGAAGTGCTTGGCCAGATCGACATGCCCGCCCTTCTTGCCGCTCTGCCGGCCGACGACCGTGACGCCGGATCCTTGATCGGCCACGGAGCCGACCACATCACCGGCGGTATGAGGGCGTACCTGCTGGAGCACTTCAACGCCTTGTACGACTTTTACCTCGACGCAGCCAAGCGCCACCTGCTCGTCGTGCTCTGGTGGGACTGA
- a CDS encoding MerR family transcriptional regulator, with the protein MADGLTIGQAAAFVGVTIKTVRHYHRLGLVAEPERDGSGYRRYQSDELYRLVQVRTLAAAGVPLAEIGDLLDADPKTFAATLDDVHHQLTERIDDLIARRDRLHRLDHGDRALLPDRACAVLDRLAELGFSPDYVAGQREALVLARALVPEIFDSFLTRLEHSLDDPESVELTKRGWDARAWDPDDPRIEELASTLSDKLLTNRALLAMPTGFRNQPDAASRYGMVNHHREDQSPSIARLNTLVEANLRAAGIAVPHQ; encoded by the coding sequence ATGGCAGACGGGCTCACGATCGGTCAGGCGGCTGCGTTCGTCGGTGTCACGATCAAGACCGTGCGGCACTATCACCGGCTCGGCCTGGTCGCCGAGCCGGAACGCGACGGTTCCGGCTACCGCCGCTACCAATCGGACGAGCTGTACCGGCTGGTCCAGGTCCGGACCCTGGCCGCAGCCGGCGTGCCGCTGGCCGAGATCGGTGACCTGCTCGACGCCGATCCCAAGACGTTCGCCGCCACCCTGGACGACGTCCACCACCAACTCACCGAACGGATCGACGACCTGATCGCGCGCCGCGACAGGCTGCACCGTCTCGACCACGGCGACCGGGCACTGCTGCCCGACCGGGCCTGCGCAGTCTTGGACCGACTCGCCGAACTCGGCTTCAGTCCCGACTACGTGGCTGGTCAACGGGAGGCTCTGGTGCTGGCCCGGGCACTGGTCCCTGAGATCTTCGACAGCTTCCTGACCCGGCTTGAACATTCGCTTGACGATCCCGAGTCCGTCGAGCTGACCAAGCGCGGTTGGGATGCGAGGGCCTGGGATCCGGACGACCCACGGATCGAGGAGCTGGCGTCCACGCTGTCCGACAAGCTGCTGACCAACCGCGCGCTGCTGGCGATGCCGACCGGGTTTCGGAACCAGCCCGACGCCGCCTCCCGGTACGGAATGGTCAACCACCACCGGGAAGACCAGTCACCGTCCATCGCCCGGTTGAACACGCTGGTCGAGGCGAACCTGCGCGCAGCCGGCATCGCCGTTCCGCATCAGTGA
- a CDS encoding serine hydrolase domain-containing protein codes for MGTSNSGFSDAGLRRLREVLAQHVESKKIPGLVALVSHGGRTHVEAIGTMRHDGGAPMRRDTIFRMASTSKPVTMAAAMILLDECRLRLDDPVDQWLPELADRQVLKRPDGPLDDTVPAQRPITVRDLLTSTFGLGVDFESMASPIRAATFERLDYSVASGPAPEPDEWMRRLGELPLQYQPGVRWQYDLSNEVVGVLVSRVTGQSLEAFLRTRILDPLGMKDTAFHVPADKIDRLPPLYGPDPQTGEFVVWDEAAGGRSSVPPAFQGAGGGLVSTADDYHAYFQMLLNHGMRGSERILSRAAVELMTTNRLSPEQLAARDTMFSNVAHLSSGQGSNGGWGFGMAVRTHRGDYAPIGQFGWFGGTGTTAYADRTNQLTGVLLTQVGLSTPDSPRAMNDFWTTLYQAID; via the coding sequence ATGGGAACAAGCAACAGCGGCTTCTCCGACGCAGGGCTGCGCCGACTGCGCGAGGTGCTGGCACAGCACGTCGAGTCCAAGAAGATTCCCGGCCTTGTCGCTCTCGTCAGCCATGGCGGCCGGACGCACGTCGAAGCGATCGGGACGATGCGTCATGACGGTGGCGCGCCGATGCGCCGGGACACGATCTTCCGGATGGCGTCCACGTCCAAACCGGTCACGATGGCGGCGGCGATGATCCTGCTCGACGAGTGTCGGCTGCGGCTGGACGACCCGGTGGATCAGTGGCTGCCCGAACTCGCCGACCGGCAGGTGCTGAAGCGGCCCGACGGACCGCTGGACGACACCGTGCCCGCACAGCGGCCGATCACCGTACGAGACCTGCTCACCTCCACGTTCGGGCTCGGAGTGGACTTCGAGTCGATGGCTTCCCCGATCAGGGCCGCGACCTTCGAGCGTCTCGACTACAGCGTGGCATCCGGGCCGGCGCCCGAGCCGGACGAGTGGATGCGCCGCCTCGGCGAGCTGCCGCTGCAGTACCAGCCCGGAGTGCGGTGGCAGTACGACCTCAGCAACGAGGTAGTCGGCGTGCTTGTCTCCAGGGTCACGGGACAGTCGTTGGAGGCGTTCCTGCGGACACGCATCCTCGATCCGCTGGGGATGAAGGACACCGCCTTCCACGTGCCCGCCGACAAGATCGACCGACTGCCGCCCCTGTACGGGCCCGACCCGCAGACCGGCGAGTTCGTCGTGTGGGACGAGGCGGCAGGGGGAAGGTCCAGCGTGCCTCCCGCGTTCCAGGGCGCTGGCGGCGGGCTGGTCTCCACCGCCGACGACTACCACGCCTACTTCCAGATGCTGCTGAACCACGGGATGCGCGGGAGTGAACGGATCTTGTCCCGGGCCGCCGTCGAGCTGATGACCACCAACCGTCTCTCGCCCGAGCAACTTGCCGCCCGAGACACCATGTTCAGCAACGTCGCCCACCTGTCGTCCGGCCAGGGGTCGAACGGTGGCTGGGGCTTCGGGATGGCGGTGCGCACACATCGCGGCGACTACGCGCCCATCGGCCAGTTCGGCTGGTTCGGCGGTACCGGCACCACCGCCTACGCAGACAGGACCAACCAGCTCACCGGAGTCCTGCTCACCCAGGTCGGACTGTCCACCCCGGATTCGCCGCGTGCCATGAACGACTTCTGGACCACGCTCTACCAGGCCATCGACTGA
- a CDS encoding TetR/AcrR family transcriptional regulator encodes MADRAQQIMAAARELLDAEGPDALSMRRIAERVGIRAPSLYKHFPDKAAVEAGLQAQGMTQLAEELEAAEAEIGVEPPLLVLARAYRRHALAGPHLYRITHSRPLARNALPEGLEDRAATPLAHAVRGDIDIARSFWAFAHGMVVLELDGRFPPGADLDAAWRTGCETFAQAIRNRTGADTT; translated from the coding sequence ATGGCTGACCGCGCGCAGCAGATCATGGCCGCTGCCCGGGAACTGCTAGACGCCGAAGGGCCGGATGCGTTGTCGATGCGGCGCATCGCCGAGCGTGTCGGTATCCGGGCGCCTTCTTTGTACAAGCACTTTCCTGACAAGGCCGCTGTCGAGGCCGGGCTCCAGGCCCAGGGGATGACCCAGTTGGCGGAGGAGCTGGAGGCTGCCGAAGCAGAGATCGGCGTCGAACCACCCCTGCTTGTGCTCGCCCGAGCCTACCGACGGCACGCGCTCGCCGGCCCGCACCTCTACCGCATCACCCACAGTCGGCCGCTCGCCCGCAACGCGCTCCCCGAGGGACTCGAAGATCGCGCAGCGACGCCGCTGGCCCACGCGGTGCGCGGCGACATCGACATCGCACGCTCGTTCTGGGCGTTCGCGCACGGCATGGTCGTGCTCGAACTCGACGGCCGCTTCCCGCCTGGCGCGGACCTGGATGCCGCATGGCGTACCGGCTGCGAGACGTTCGCCCAGGCGATCCGGAACAGGACCGGGGCAGACACCACATGA
- the lgt gene encoding prolipoprotein diacylglyceryl transferase, whose translation MDLAYLPSPSTGVLHLGPVPLRAYAFCIILGIFVAVWLGNRRWVARGGDQGVIADVTLWAVPFGIAGGRLYHVVTSPDAYFGDHGEPIRALYVWEGGLGIWGAIALGGVGAWIGCRRHRIPFPAFADAVAPGIAVAQAIGRWGNWFNQELYGRPTTLSWGLEIDRAHRPSTMLDTATYHPTFLYESLWNIGVAALVLWAARRFTLGHGRTFALYAAAYTVGRFWTEYLRIDTSHTFLGLRLNGWTSVVVFLGAITFLVVSARRHPGIEDVSRSKGEGGYEMAGEPRLGVAVKAGGATHDDT comes from the coding sequence ATGGATCTTGCCTACCTTCCCAGTCCTTCGACCGGGGTCCTTCACCTCGGCCCGGTTCCGTTGAGGGCGTACGCCTTCTGCATCATCCTGGGCATATTCGTCGCCGTCTGGCTCGGCAACCGGCGCTGGGTCGCGCGGGGCGGGGACCAGGGCGTCATCGCAGACGTCACCCTCTGGGCAGTGCCGTTCGGCATCGCCGGGGGACGTCTGTACCACGTGGTCACCAGCCCCGACGCGTACTTCGGCGACCACGGCGAGCCGATCCGAGCCCTGTACGTGTGGGAAGGCGGGCTCGGCATCTGGGGCGCCATCGCCCTGGGCGGGGTCGGCGCGTGGATCGGCTGCCGCCGCCACCGCATCCCCTTCCCCGCCTTCGCGGACGCGGTCGCCCCCGGCATAGCCGTGGCCCAGGCGATCGGCCGCTGGGGCAACTGGTTCAACCAGGAACTCTACGGCCGCCCCACCACACTCTCCTGGGGCCTGGAGATCGACCGCGCGCACCGTCCGTCCACCATGCTCGACACCGCGACGTACCACCCCACCTTCCTCTACGAGTCCCTCTGGAACATCGGCGTCGCCGCACTGGTCCTCTGGGCGGCCCGCCGGTTCACGCTCGGTCACGGCAGGACCTTCGCCCTGTACGCCGCCGCCTACACGGTCGGCCGGTTCTGGACCGAATATCTGCGCATCGATACATCCCACACGTTCCTCGGCCTCCGTCTGAACGGCTGGACCTCGGTCGTGGTCTTCCTTGGCGCTATCACCTTCCTCGTCGTATCGGCCCGCCGCCACCCGGGCATCGAGGACGTGTCACGGTCAAAGGGCGAGGGCGGCTACGAGATGGCCGGCGAGCCGCGCCTGGGCGTCGCCGTCAAGGCAGGAGGAGCGACGCACGATGACACGTGA
- a CDS encoding helix-turn-helix domain-containing protein — translation MMDGPEGTPVAAYAAALRKATDGYFGSGADIASAPAGAVVAGGTQVAMAEAMGISPSVFSRWLSGKRVAPLAGLHAIRAFLEARSFTFPDGFWGELDELCGRALFHSGAPASTADRLAYLEAKVPGVLAAHERAAARAQSAERACQVLQKRITEQSQSLLKAQCYIRNMETDVAEQKKRGDLLRTELDVLSEQNRRLLDEKPAHPAMPYYVYIPVPSASALEPVAAARVCAAAGSAPVLAYAGPAAPLGTTLLAPAASPGSWYPDVHPGEPIPQYFEDTEIGPSGYPERSASPRYPDQGHLDLTVLRLREAQRAAVGLHDATGYGTGTADLHYAAAGAAVPTEGCEGLPAGPDALADDEPPVTAPASLPASSARRADDEQAPQPFPEPLPGHTALAPRVERALPAGAAVLASLLCAALLWVAAVVFGKLTDGARK, via the coding sequence ATGATGGACGGACCCGAGGGGACGCCCGTGGCCGCGTACGCGGCCGCGCTCCGAAAGGCCACGGACGGCTACTTCGGAAGCGGGGCCGACATTGCGTCGGCCCCCGCCGGGGCGGTGGTCGCCGGCGGCACCCAGGTGGCGATGGCTGAGGCCATGGGGATATCGCCGTCCGTCTTCTCGCGCTGGTTGAGCGGGAAGCGCGTCGCCCCGCTGGCAGGGCTGCATGCCATCAGGGCTTTCCTCGAGGCGCGGTCCTTCACGTTCCCCGACGGGTTCTGGGGAGAGCTGGACGAGCTGTGCGGCCGGGCGCTCTTCCACAGCGGAGCCCCAGCAAGCACAGCCGATCGGCTCGCCTACCTTGAGGCAAAGGTGCCCGGTGTGCTCGCCGCGCACGAGCGGGCTGCGGCCCGCGCGCAGAGCGCGGAGCGCGCATGCCAGGTCCTTCAGAAGCGGATCACGGAGCAGAGCCAGAGCCTGCTCAAGGCACAGTGCTACATCCGCAACATGGAGACGGACGTAGCAGAGCAGAAGAAGCGAGGCGACCTGCTCCGGACGGAGCTCGACGTCCTGAGCGAACAGAACCGCCGGCTCCTCGATGAGAAGCCCGCCCATCCGGCCATGCCGTACTACGTGTACATCCCGGTTCCGTCCGCCTCCGCCCTCGAGCCGGTGGCGGCTGCGAGGGTCTGCGCCGCGGCGGGCTCTGCCCCGGTGCTGGCGTACGCCGGGCCTGCCGCCCCGCTCGGGACGACGCTCCTGGCCCCAGCAGCCTCGCCGGGGTCCTGGTATCCGGATGTCCATCCGGGGGAACCGATTCCGCAGTACTTCGAGGACACGGAGATCGGCCCGAGCGGGTACCCGGAACGCTCGGCCTCTCCTCGCTACCCCGACCAAGGTCACCTCGACCTGACGGTCCTGCGGCTTCGGGAAGCGCAGAGGGCGGCTGTTGGCCTCCACGATGCAACGGGCTACGGCACCGGTACAGCCGATCTTCACTACGCGGCGGCAGGGGCAGCTGTCCCCACAGAGGGATGTGAGGGGCTGCCTGCCGGCCCCGACGCCCTCGCGGACGACGAACCGCCCGTGACCGCCCCGGCCAGCCTGCCCGCCTCCTCTGCTCGCCGGGCAGATGATGAGCAGGCCCCGCAGCCCTTCCCGGAGCCTCTGCCGGGACACACGGCGCTCGCCCCCCGTGTGGAGCGGGCACTGCCGGCTGGTGCAGCCGTTCTCGCTTCGCTCCTGTGCGCTGCCCTCCTGTGGGTGGCCGCTGTGGTCTTCGGCAAGCTCACCGACGGGGCGCGGAAGTAG
- a CDS encoding multinuclear nonheme iron-dependent oxidase, protein MEVNAESLPHGQLPVSLPGIRARGTSVVPHGVSLSLGGAQRPDAHRLAHLAHCAEAVGAPLVSEHLAFVCADGLEAGHLQRSRAGTRPRPARPAGRGPRAGSRSGRGSGPRGGPWRGGRTGAGTSAACAAARPRRRAGTSPAAA, encoded by the coding sequence GTGGAGGTCAACGCGGAGAGCCTGCCCCACGGTCAGCTGCCGGTCTCCCTGCCGGGCATACGGGCCCGCGGAACATCGGTGGTCCCGCACGGGGTGAGCCTCTCCCTCGGTGGGGCGCAACGTCCCGACGCGCACCGGCTGGCACACCTGGCGCACTGCGCCGAGGCGGTGGGGGCCCCGCTCGTGAGCGAGCACCTGGCCTTCGTATGTGCCGATGGTCTGGAGGCCGGCCACCTGCAACGCTCTCGCGCAGGAACGCGCCCGCGTCCGGCCAGGCCGGCGGGACGTGGACCTCGCGCAGGGTCTCGATCAGGTCGGGGAAGCGGCCCTCGCGGCGGGCCTTGGCGAGGTGGGAGGACAGGTGCCGGTACATCGGCGGCGTGTGCGGCAGCACGCCCTCGGAGACGAGCCGGTACATCACCTGCCGCAGCGTGA
- a CDS encoding TIGR04222 domain-containing membrane protein, which produces MSCCSRVRPGPCRTQPAGGLPATTRCAAAGDSSCRRPHGQPAYRRVPHRSRHDNPGIAARTESEDPGGGEGSTSSGCSATLGVLPPARTEGTDMNGLGPWIFALTYVAAAGLMAHVIVASRRARHPRPSAPAARAAPALGNALFEAAFLAGGPRRVAHTVLVAMQRDGRLHISRDGNVTRVPGAPRNAVEGQFVGALGRGGVVTAERLCRLVMRSRAVRDIGTTLVRAGLLVEPTVLARIVRRRRIVAALLPVLVVSGFPAAGDHTARALTPAGLLVLLSIAVIVFLVRTSKRRLWCTTAGAERLASLRRAPSAALPGTEPVLAGVALLGVGQLSDPELEAAVVGHGRSDRGGSGEAGAACGGGEAGGCGGGGDCGGD; this is translated from the coding sequence ATGAGCTGCTGTAGCCGGGTCCGCCCAGGCCCCTGCCGGACGCAGCCCGCCGGGGGCCTGCCCGCAACGACACGATGCGCGGCGGCCGGGGACAGCTCGTGCCGCCGCCCGCACGGCCAGCCCGCTTACCGCCGTGTCCCACACCGGTCAAGACACGACAATCCGGGAATAGCCGCCCGAACCGAATCGGAAGACCCTGGTGGGGGAGAAGGGAGCACGTCTTCGGGCTGTAGCGCGACCCTCGGCGTACTCCCGCCAGCGCGCACCGAAGGGACGGACATGAACGGCCTGGGACCTTGGATCTTCGCCCTCACGTACGTTGCTGCCGCGGGATTGATGGCGCACGTCATCGTAGCCAGCCGCCGAGCCCGGCACCCACGTCCGTCCGCGCCCGCCGCACGAGCCGCCCCGGCCCTCGGCAACGCGCTGTTCGAAGCGGCCTTCCTCGCAGGCGGCCCCCGGCGCGTCGCGCACACGGTCCTGGTCGCCATGCAACGTGACGGCCGGCTGCACATATCCCGGGACGGCAACGTCACCCGGGTCCCGGGAGCACCGCGCAACGCGGTGGAGGGGCAGTTCGTCGGAGCGCTCGGGCGCGGCGGCGTCGTGACGGCGGAGCGCCTCTGCCGCCTTGTGATGCGCAGCCGCGCGGTCCGGGACATCGGTACCACTCTCGTGCGGGCCGGACTGCTCGTCGAGCCGACGGTGCTCGCACGCATCGTGCGGCGCAGGCGCATCGTGGCCGCCCTGCTCCCGGTCCTTGTGGTGTCCGGCTTCCCGGCGGCAGGGGACCACACCGCCAGGGCGCTCACCCCAGCAGGTCTGCTGGTCCTCCTGTCCATCGCGGTGATCGTATTCCTTGTCCGGACCTCCAAGCGGCGGCTGTGGTGCACCACAGCCGGCGCCGAGCGCCTCGCGTCCCTGCGGCGGGCTCCCTCTGCGGCGCTCCCCGGCACCGAACCGGTACTGGCCGGAGTGGCTCTGCTGGGCGTGGGCCAGCTGTCCGACCCCGAACTGGAGGCGGCCGTGGTGGGGCACGGCAGGTCCGACAGGGGCGGTTCCGGCGAGGCCGGAGCCGCCTGCGGCGGGGGCGAAGCCGGTGGCTGCGGAGGAGGCGGTGACTGTGGCGGCGACTGA
- a CDS encoding heavy metal-binding domain-containing protein, with protein MRRLAQLQPGEKGSLFTSDLTVNEFLLVREVGFRPLGLVLGTSVYHVGIQFGRWSKNQELTKLSQAMYDARELAMNRMEAEASALGADGIVGVRLDIEFKEFGSDIAEFIAIGTAVKADGADPGPGGTWLNNKGKPFTSNLSGQDFWTLVRAGYAPLDMVMGSCVYHVAHQRFGQVLGNAGRNVEIEPFTQALYDARGLAMSRMQAEGNALEAEGIVAVQLQQHSHTWGSHTTEFFAIGTAVRPLRDDHVIDRPTMVLSLDA; from the coding sequence ATGCGGCGGCTCGCGCAGCTACAACCGGGCGAGAAGGGGTCGCTCTTCACCTCGGACCTGACGGTGAACGAGTTCCTGCTGGTGCGCGAGGTCGGTTTCCGGCCCCTCGGCCTGGTCCTCGGCACCTCCGTCTACCACGTCGGCATCCAGTTCGGCCGGTGGTCGAAGAACCAGGAGCTGACCAAGCTGTCACAGGCCATGTACGACGCGCGCGAGCTGGCGATGAACCGGATGGAGGCGGAGGCGAGCGCCCTGGGGGCGGACGGGATCGTGGGGGTGCGCCTGGACATCGAGTTCAAGGAGTTCGGGTCGGACATAGCCGAGTTCATCGCGATCGGCACGGCCGTGAAGGCGGACGGCGCCGACCCCGGACCGGGCGGGACCTGGCTCAACAACAAGGGCAAGCCGTTCACCTCGAACCTGTCCGGCCAGGACTTCTGGACATTGGTTCGGGCCGGGTACGCGCCACTGGACATGGTCATGGGCTCGTGCGTCTACCACGTGGCACACCAGCGGTTCGGCCAAGTACTCGGCAACGCGGGCCGCAACGTCGAGATCGAGCCGTTCACCCAGGCGCTCTACGACGCACGCGGGCTGGCGATGAGCCGCATGCAGGCGGAGGGGAACGCCCTGGAGGCCGAGGGGATCGTGGCGGTGCAGTTGCAGCAGCACTCTCATACCTGGGGGTCGCACACCACCGAGTTCTTCGCGATCGGGACGGCGGTGCGCCCGCTCCGCGACGACCACGTCATCGACCGGCCGACCATGGTGCTGAGCCTCGATGCCTGA
- a CDS encoding heavy metal-binding domain-containing protein has product MTHGRDTGPPEVRGTWNSTLSSEEFAAVRGVGFDPVGQVFGTAVFNRSSWNSPGQWAGTCGAEWSSSMRVSSSSQTVQSMYAARTLALTRAVAECRTLGGDGIVGVTLRVGKFPAGGLEFTAWGTAVRARSRIRPRLPFTSHLSGQDVAKLMDRGWVPTGLAFGIALATRHDDWRTSRRKAWTAENQEVPAYTRLLHHARQDARGRLALEAVKHGGDGVVVEGPELTVSESECPGIEGARDLTAEAVFVGTTIARFRRSERPAGPGTLTIMRLERER; this is encoded by the coding sequence ATGACGCACGGACGGGACACCGGTCCGCCGGAGGTCCGTGGCACCTGGAACTCGACGCTGTCGTCCGAGGAGTTCGCCGCGGTCAGGGGCGTCGGGTTCGATCCGGTCGGGCAGGTGTTCGGCACAGCCGTCTTCAACCGGTCCTCTTGGAACAGCCCGGGCCAATGGGCGGGCACCTGCGGCGCGGAGTGGTCCTCCTCGATGCGGGTGTCGTCCTCCTCGCAAACGGTGCAGTCGATGTACGCGGCGCGGACGCTGGCCCTTACCCGCGCGGTGGCCGAGTGCCGCACGCTCGGCGGTGACGGGATCGTCGGGGTGACGCTGCGGGTCGGCAAGTTCCCCGCCGGGGGTCTGGAGTTCACCGCGTGGGGCACCGCGGTCCGGGCCCGTTCGCGCATCAGACCGCGTCTTCCCTTCACCTCGCACCTCAGCGGCCAGGACGTCGCCAAGCTCATGGACCGCGGATGGGTTCCCACCGGTCTCGCCTTCGGCATCGCCCTCGCGACCCGGCACGACGACTGGCGTACCTCCCGCCGAAAAGCGTGGACCGCCGAGAACCAGGAAGTCCCCGCGTACACCCGGCTGCTCCACCACGCCCGCCAGGACGCCCGGGGACGACTGGCCCTCGAGGCCGTGAAGCACGGTGGCGACGGGGTGGTGGTGGAGGGACCGGAGCTGACGGTGAGTGAGAGCGAATGCCCCGGAATCGAAGGCGCGCGCGACCTCACGGCGGAGGCGGTCTTCGTCGGCACCACGATCGCCCGGTTCCGCCGCTCCGAGCGGCCCGCCGGGCCCGGGACACTGACCATCATGAGACTGGAGCGCGAGCGCTGA
- a CDS encoding peptidylprolyl isomerase — MNRALISAFAAVTLVVSGGSAATASDGAPPRTTHGPCQYTQTPDEPPARHVPLPPDPRRTPSRGTVDMAVPTSQGPLPLRLDQAKAPCTVQSFLHLARHGFYDRTVCHRLTAYPTLKVLQCGDPTGTGEGGPGYKYKDELPVDLPPAPTDPTGARRLYGRGLLAMANAGPDTNGSQFFVVYGDSALRPNYTVFGTVGPDGLATLDKTAAGGIEPTAEDPAPVDGTPVLRTELLRVRPSCWH, encoded by the coding sequence ATGAACCGAGCACTGATCAGCGCATTTGCGGCCGTGACGTTAGTTGTGTCCGGGGGAAGTGCCGCCACCGCTTCCGACGGCGCTCCGCCGCGCACCACGCACGGCCCTTGCCAGTACACACAGACCCCGGACGAGCCGCCCGCGCGTCATGTTCCGCTGCCGCCTGACCCGCGGCGCACCCCTAGCCGTGGCACGGTTGACATGGCTGTTCCGACCAGCCAGGGTCCGCTCCCACTGCGTTTGGACCAGGCCAAGGCGCCGTGCACGGTCCAGAGTTTTCTGCACCTGGCACGGCATGGGTTCTACGACCGGACGGTGTGCCACCGTCTGACGGCGTATCCGACGCTGAAGGTCCTGCAGTGCGGCGACCCGACCGGTACCGGTGAGGGAGGGCCCGGGTACAAGTACAAGGACGAGCTGCCGGTGGATTTGCCACCCGCACCGACCGATCCGACCGGCGCGCGCCGCCTGTACGGGCGCGGCCTGCTGGCGATGGCCAACGCCGGCCCGGACACGAACGGCTCACAGTTTTTCGTCGTTTACGGCGACTCCGCACTACGCCCGAACTACACGGTGTTCGGCACGGTCGGCCCCGACGGCCTGGCAACACTCGACAAAACCGCCGCCGGAGGAATCGAGCCGACCGCGGAGGACCCGGCGCCGGTCGACGGCACACCCGTGCTGCGGACCGAACTGCTCCGCGTCCGGCCGTCCTGCTGGCATTGA
- a CDS encoding AraC family transcriptional regulator, protein MLPERTFRSAELAPADRFESWRALMSETHAPMEMRSEHAADFWVNQRVISLGGITVYPMECRPLIFQRTPKLIARSDPEAFHLSLIKRGAGAVTLGKNTVVHGVFDIHTSDTSRPFEISSGPHSVEIIGVEVPKALLPLPPHTAGRVIGKRISAREGMGALLATFLDQVTKDSRSYRPAEGPRLSGVLADLVASLFAGVLEADRSLTPETHRRALALRVMAFIRDNADDPLLDVPAIAAAHHISVSYLHRVFQQAGDGATAAAFLQGQRLARARQDLADPLHQEVPVHVIGARRGFRHASAFSRAFREAYGLPPAAFRGQARADNLAGTHAS, encoded by the coding sequence ATGCTGCCCGAGAGAACGTTCCGCAGCGCGGAACTAGCGCCCGCCGACCGTTTCGAGAGCTGGCGGGCCCTGATGTCGGAGACGCATGCGCCCATGGAGATGCGCAGTGAGCACGCCGCCGACTTCTGGGTGAACCAGCGCGTCATCTCGCTCGGCGGGATCACGGTCTATCCGATGGAATGCCGTCCCCTGATCTTCCAGCGCACACCGAAGCTGATAGCGAGGTCGGACCCCGAGGCGTTCCACCTCTCGCTGATCAAACGCGGGGCGGGAGCGGTAACGCTGGGCAAGAACACCGTGGTGCACGGTGTGTTTGACATCCACACCAGTGACACGTCACGGCCGTTCGAGATCAGTTCCGGCCCGCATTCCGTCGAGATCATCGGGGTCGAGGTACCCAAGGCGCTGCTGCCGCTGCCCCCGCACACCGCTGGCCGGGTCATCGGCAAGCGCATCTCGGCCCGGGAGGGAATGGGGGCCCTGCTGGCCACCTTCCTCGACCAGGTGACCAAGGACAGCCGGTCGTACCGTCCGGCCGAGGGCCCGCGCCTGAGCGGCGTACTGGCCGATCTCGTCGCCTCGCTCTTCGCCGGTGTCCTCGAAGCGGACCGGTCCTTGACCCCGGAGACGCACCGGCGTGCCCTGGCGCTCCGCGTGATGGCCTTCATCCGGGACAACGCCGACGATCCGCTGCTGGACGTCCCCGCGATCGCCGCCGCCCACCACATCTCCGTCAGCTATCTCCACCGGGTGTTCCAGCAGGCGGGGGACGGGGCGACGGCCGCTGCTTTCCTTCAGGGCCAGCGGCTCGCGCGGGCACGCCAGGACCTGGCGGACCCGCTGCACCAGGAGGTGCCCGTGCACGTCATCGGCGCCCGGCGGGGCTTCCGGCACGCGTCCGCGTTCAGCCGGGCGTTCCGCGAGGCCTATGGCCTGCCGCCCGCGGCCTTCCGCGGGCAGGCCCGGGCGGACAACCTGGCCGGGACGCACGCCTCCTAG